GAACTATTTCAAGGGACATGAATAATGACGGAAAAGAAGATTTAGTAGTCCTTGCAGGACAAGGAGATGAGTCGATTTATATTTTATATCAAAAAGAAAATTTAGAATTTACTGTTGATAAAGTAATAAGATTTAGCCCGGTATATGGTTCAAGTTGGTTTGAATTAGTTGATTATAATGCCGATGGCTATCAAGACATTATTACTGTTAATGGAGATAATGCAGATAAATCTTTTGTAAACAAACCCTTTCATGGTATGCGTATTCATATAAATGACGGAAACAATAATTTTGAAGAAACTTATTTTTATCCTTTAAACGGAGCAACTAGAGTCGTAGCAAATGATTTTGATCAAGATGGAGATTTGGATTTTGCTTTATTAGCTACTTTTCCTGATTATGAGAATCATCCTGAATATAATTTTGTTTATTTAGAAAATGTGAACAGTGGTAACTATGTATTTAACCAAGAACATTTAGCTGATATTAAAATGGCCAGATGGTTTTTAATGGATGCCGCCGATATTGATGGGGATGGCGATCAGGATATTGTTCTAAGTGCATTAACATATTCCTTTACACCCGTACCAGAATATTTAGAAAAAGCCTGGAGTAAAAGTTATACTGATTTATTGATATTGGAAAATAAATTACATTAGTAGGTATGATAAAGAGGTTATCCATAATAGTAATCTTGATAATGGCCGTTAGCTGTTCAGATAAATCTGTGGATAATAAATACAATTGGGTTCCTTTAAAAGTTACCGCAACTGCTTATAATTCTATTCCGTCACAGACTTCATATGAGCATCCGGCAATTACTGCGTGGGGAGACTCCATAAAACCAGGTGAAAAATGGATCGCGGTTTCAAGGGATCTATTAAAAAAAGGGCTTGCTTATAATACCTTGGTTAAAATAGATACTTTTGAGGGTATTTATACGGTAAAAGATAAAATGCACTCCCGATGGCGTAACCGTATTGATATTTATATGGGTGATAATGTTAGTAAAGCAAAAAATTGGGGAAGACGTAAAATTACCATTGAATATGCGGTTTTAAAGGATAGTTTATAATTAGTTCAACAATGAAACATATCACATATTATTTTTTGCTAGGTGTATTGCTAGTTTCTTGTACTGCTACAAAAACTATAGTTGATTATCCTATTACTTTTAATGAGGACCGCAAAATTCTAACTTTAGAATATCTTGAAAACAGGTATGGTTTAGCGCAAGATTTACCTCAAATAAATCCAAAAATGATTGTTTTGCATTGGACAGTTATTCCAACTTTTAAAAAATCTTTTGAAGCTTTTGACCCCGTATCATTGCCTAATTGGAGACCTGATATTAAGGATGTGAGTGGTTTAAATGTTTCTTCTCAGTTTATGGTAGATCGTGATGGGACTATTTATCAATTATTACCAGAAACTACCATGGCACGCCATGTTATTGGACTAAATCATTGTGCTATTGGCGTAGAAAATGTTGGCGGAACCGAAGATTTACCTTTAACTAAAGCACAATTAAAATCAAACATTTGGTTAGTTAGGCATTTAAAGGAAAAATATGATATCGATTATTTAATTGGCCATTATGAGTATACACTTTTTGAAAATCATCCATTATGGTTAGAGAAGGATGATGGCTATCGTACCAAGAAAACAGACCCTGGAACTGATTTTATGGAAAAAGTTCGTAAATCAGTATCCGATTTAAATTTTAAAGAATT
The genomic region above belongs to Maribacter hydrothermalis and contains:
- a CDS encoding 3D domain-containing protein, producing MIKRLSIIVILIMAVSCSDKSVDNKYNWVPLKVTATAYNSIPSQTSYEHPAITAWGDSIKPGEKWIAVSRDLLKKGLAYNTLVKIDTFEGIYTVKDKMHSRWRNRIDIYMGDNVSKAKNWGRRKITIEYAVLKDSL
- a CDS encoding N-acetylmuramoyl-L-alanine amidase; amino-acid sequence: MKHITYYFLLGVLLVSCTATKTIVDYPITFNEDRKILTLEYLENRYGLAQDLPQINPKMIVLHWTVIPTFKKSFEAFDPVSLPNWRPDIKDVSGLNVSSQFMVDRDGTIYQLLPETTMARHVIGLNHCAIGVENVGGTEDLPLTKAQLKSNIWLVRHLKEKYDIDYLIGHYEYTLFENHPLWLEKDDGYRTKKTDPGTDFMEKVRKSVSDLNFKELPKNISK